The following are encoded together in the Pleurocapsa sp. FMAR1 genome:
- a CDS encoding IS1 family transposase (programmed frameshift) has translation MPVDLPSCPSCNSEQIVKNGHIHNGKQNYKCRDCGRQYVENPQNKMIDQPTKNLIDKLLLEKIPLAGIARVTEVSEPWLQSYVNAKYESVSQQVKVKNKRKGKLTIQCDEMWSFVGNKANKQWIWLALAAKTKEIVGVHIGDRRRHGARKLWQSLPSVYRQCAVCYSDFWEAYEQVIPSKRHQAVGKERKTNYIERFNCTMRQRVSRLVRKTLSFSKKIENQIGAIWYFVHHYNTSLHL, from the exons ATGCCAGTAGATTTGCCATCTTGTCCATCATGTAATTCAGAACAAATTGTTAAAAACGGTCACATTCACAATGGCAAGCAAAATTATAAATGTCGCGACTGTGGTAGACAATATGTGGAAAATCCACAGAATAAAATGATCGACCAACCAACCAAAAACTTGATTGACAAATTACTCTTAGAGAAGATTCCTTTAGCTGGAATTGCCCGAGTTACAGAAGTTTCAGAACCTTGGTTACAGAGTTATGTCAATGCTAAATACGAATCAGTTTCTCAGCAAGTTAAAGTGA AGAACAAAAGAAAAGGAAAATTAACGATTCAGTGTGATGAAATGTGGTCATTTGTCGGTAATAAAGCCAATAAACAATGGATTTGGTTGGCTTTGGCTGCAAAAACTAAAGAAATAGTCGGGGTTCATATCGGCGATCGCCGTCGTCATGGAGCGAGAAAGCTATGGCAATCTTTGCCCTCAGTCTATCGACAGTGTGCCGTTTGTTATAGTGACTTCTGGGAAGCCTATGAACAGGTAATTCCTTCAAAACGCCATCAAGCGGTGGGAAAAGAGAGAAAAACCAATTACATAGAACGATTTAATTGCACAATGCGACAAAGAGTTTCTCGATTAGTCAGGAAGACTCTATCGTTCTCTAAGAAAATCGAAAATCAGATCGGGGCAATCTGGTATTTTGTCCATCATTACAACACGTCCTTACATCTTTAG
- the thiC gene encoding phosphomethylpyrimidine synthase, whose protein sequence is MRTEWIAKRQGQGNVSQMHYARQGIITEEMHYVATRERLPVDLIRDEVARGRMIIPANINHANLEPMCIGIASSCKVNANIGASPNSSDINEEVAKLDLAVKYGADTLMDLSTGGGNLDEIRTAIINASPIPIGTVPIYQALESVHGDIEKLCADDFLQIIEKHAQQGVDYMTIHAGILIEHLPLVKNRLTGIVSRGGGIIARWMLHHHKQNPLYTHFDDIIEIFKRYDVSFSLGDSLRPGCTHDASDKAQLAELKTLGQLTRRAWEHDVQVMVEGPGHVPMDQIEFNVKKQMEECSEAPFYVLGPLVTDIAPGYDHITSAIGAAMAGWYGTAMLCYVTPKEHLGLPNAEDVRNGLIAYKIAAHAADIARHRPGARDRDDQLSNARYNFDWEKQFELSLDPERAKEYHDETLPADIYKTAEFCSMCGPKFCPMQTKVDADAITELEKFLAQEEKKETVKS, encoded by the coding sequence ATGAGAACGGAATGGATTGCCAAGCGACAAGGACAGGGCAATGTATCTCAGATGCACTATGCGCGTCAAGGAATCATTACCGAAGAGATGCACTATGTAGCCACCAGGGAACGTTTACCAGTAGATTTGATTCGCGATGAAGTGGCTAGAGGCAGAATGATTATTCCTGCCAACATTAACCACGCCAACTTAGAGCCAATGTGTATTGGTATTGCTTCTAGCTGTAAAGTGAATGCTAATATTGGTGCTTCGCCTAACTCTTCTGACATCAATGAAGAAGTCGCCAAGCTCGATTTGGCTGTTAAATATGGCGCAGATACCCTGATGGACTTATCCACAGGAGGCGGTAATCTAGATGAAATTCGTACGGCGATAATTAATGCCTCGCCTATTCCCATTGGTACAGTACCAATTTATCAAGCACTGGAAAGTGTACATGGGGACATAGAAAAACTTTGTGCCGATGACTTTTTGCAGATCATCGAAAAACACGCCCAACAAGGTGTAGACTACATGACTATCCATGCAGGTATCTTAATTGAACATCTGCCCTTGGTTAAAAACCGTCTGACAGGCATTGTCTCTCGTGGCGGGGGAATTATTGCGCGCTGGATGCTGCATCATCACAAGCAAAATCCTCTGTATACTCATTTTGACGACATCATTGAAATCTTTAAAAGATATGATGTTTCCTTTAGCTTGGGAGATTCTTTACGTCCTGGTTGTACCCATGACGCTAGTGATAAGGCTCAGTTAGCGGAATTAAAAACTCTGGGACAGTTAACTCGCCGTGCTTGGGAACATGATGTTCAGGTAATGGTAGAAGGTCCTGGTCATGTACCAATGGATCAGATTGAATTTAACGTCAAAAAACAAATGGAAGAGTGTAGCGAAGCACCTTTCTATGTTTTGGGACCATTAGTAACTGATATTGCTCCTGGTTACGACCATATCACTAGTGCGATCGGTGCAGCAATGGCTGGCTGGTATGGAACTGCCATGCTTTGCTATGTAACTCCTAAAGAACATTTAGGCTTGCCTAATGCTGAAGACGTGCGTAATGGCTTAATTGCTTACAAAATAGCTGCTCATGCAGCCGATATTGCTCGTCATCGTCCTGGTGCTAGAGACAGAGACGACCAGCTTTCTAATGCTCGCTATAATTTTGATTGGGAGAAGCAGTTTGAACTTTCTCTCGACCCAGAAAGAGCCAAGGAATATCATGACGAAACTTTACCCGCAGATATCTACAAAACAGCCGAATTCTGTTCTATGTGTGGTCCCAAATTCTGCCCGATGCAGACTAAAGTTGATGCAGATGCGATAACTGAATTAGAAAAATTCTTAGCACAGGAAGAAAAAAAGGAAACTGTTAAAAGTTAA
- a CDS encoding pyridoxal phosphate-dependent decarboxylase family protein — protein sequence MMTDTFQKKMFQEMERKEIFNQAQNYAFEYADNACERTVFPTDESIANLENFTEDLPNSVGETVEILKQLHKYGSPATTSQIGGRYFGFVCGGVLPVALAVRWLADFWDQNSALYVMSPIASKLEEVVESWLRELLGLPNQTVAGFVSGSSLATFCGLAAARYRVLQNNHWDINKQGLNNAPKIRIVAGRQAHATVAKAVALLGFGTDNVEWVDTDSQGKIVLSQVPKLDKSTIVTLQTGHVNSGAFDPIDEICDRAINANAWVHIDGAFGLWAASSKKLRHLTKGIEKANSWSVDGHKTLNTPYDSGIVMCSDQDALSHALQASGSYLAYNENRDGMLYTLEMSRRARVIELWASLKYLGKTGVDQLVFGLHQKAVQMSRELSAEGFHILNDVVFNQVLVACDTNEVTNLTMHHIQKSGECWVGGTKWDDKAAIRVSVCSWATTEEDITRSVRAFVAARDSVTEP from the coding sequence ATGATGACTGATACCTTTCAAAAAAAAATGTTCCAAGAGATGGAACGCAAAGAGATATTTAACCAAGCCCAAAACTATGCTTTTGAATACGCAGACAACGCCTGTGAGCGAACGGTTTTTCCCACAGATGAGTCGATCGCAAACTTAGAGAACTTCACTGAAGACTTACCTAATAGTGTCGGAGAAACCGTTGAGATTTTAAAGCAGCTACACAAATATGGATCGCCTGCGACGACCTCACAAATAGGTGGACGTTACTTTGGATTTGTCTGCGGAGGGGTTTTACCAGTGGCTCTGGCTGTTCGCTGGCTGGCTGATTTTTGGGATCAAAATTCAGCACTCTATGTCATGTCCCCCATTGCTTCAAAGCTTGAGGAAGTTGTTGAGTCGTGGTTGAGAGAATTACTGGGCTTGCCCAATCAGACCGTAGCTGGTTTTGTTAGTGGATCTTCCTTAGCAACCTTCTGTGGTTTAGCGGCGGCTCGATATCGAGTCTTGCAAAACAACCACTGGGACATTAACAAGCAAGGACTAAATAATGCGCCCAAAATTAGAATAGTCGCTGGTCGCCAAGCTCATGCAACGGTCGCTAAAGCGGTTGCACTGTTAGGCTTTGGCACAGACAACGTGGAATGGGTAGACACTGATAGCCAAGGTAAAATTGTTCTATCTCAGGTTCCTAAACTAGACAAAAGCACTATTGTTACTCTACAAACAGGACACGTAAATTCTGGCGCGTTCGACCCTATAGATGAAATTTGCGATCGCGCTATTAATGCAAATGCTTGGGTTCATATTGATGGAGCTTTTGGTCTTTGGGCAGCTAGCTCAAAGAAACTCCGCCACCTGACAAAAGGAATAGAAAAGGCAAATTCTTGGTCTGTTGACGGTCATAAAACCCTTAATACGCCTTATGATAGCGGTATTGTAATGTGCAGCGATCAAGATGCTTTGAGTCATGCCCTACAGGCTTCTGGCTCATACCTTGCCTATAATGAAAATCGCGACGGGATGCTCTACACGCTTGAGATGTCTAGGCGCGCGCGGGTCATAGAACTTTGGGCGAGCTTGAAATACCTGGGTAAAACGGGTGTCGATCAATTAGTGTTTGGTCTTCATCAAAAAGCTGTTCAAATGAGTCGCGAACTCAGTGCAGAAGGCTTTCATATTTTAAATGATGTTGTTTTTAATCAGGTGCTGGTTGCTTGCGATACCAACGAAGTGACCAATCTGACTATGCACCATATTCAAAAATCTGGCGAATGTTGGGTAGGTGGGACAAAATGGGACGACAAAGCTGCCATTCGGGTTAGCGTTTGCTCGTGGGCGACGACGGAGGAGGATATTACCCGTTCTGTTCGGGCTTTTGTCGCCGCTAGAGACAGTGTTACAGAACCATAA
- a CDS encoding FadR/GntR family transcriptional regulator: MVNNLENIILSASQPLNSAEALLRGLKPTSNMFEVTVERLGSTIKLGLYEPGDRLPTERRIAEIMRVSRATIREAIRLLTEQGVLVVKRGRSGGTFVSKDLASSKVLSMRRRIQDTGFSLSEVLDHRLVIELGTIELAAQRAKPAHIGEMQGLIDKMKQASNDYSAYRQLDAQFHLAIARATQTNRLPIVMADIQAESSDLLSSVPPSNKALFNSTDQHQDMLNSIKDGDSELARAIMTEHILATKSYLIGLL; the protein is encoded by the coding sequence ATGGTAAACAATCTCGAGAACATTATCCTTTCGGCTAGCCAGCCTCTAAACTCTGCTGAAGCTCTTCTCAGAGGTTTAAAGCCGACCAGCAATATGTTTGAAGTCACAGTAGAGCGTTTAGGATCTACCATTAAGTTAGGACTTTATGAACCAGGCGATCGCTTACCCACTGAGCGTAGAATTGCCGAAATCATGAGGGTCAGCCGTGCGACTATTCGCGAGGCCATTCGGTTGCTGACAGAACAGGGCGTTCTGGTCGTCAAAAGAGGACGTTCGGGCGGTACATTTGTCTCAAAAGACTTAGCTTCTTCTAAAGTTCTGAGCATGAGACGTCGGATACAGGATACAGGCTTTTCTCTTTCTGAAGTTCTAGATCATCGCTTAGTTATTGAACTCGGAACTATTGAGTTAGCGGCTCAGAGGGCTAAACCTGCTCATATTGGCGAGATGCAAGGCTTGATCGATAAAATGAAGCAGGCGAGTAATGACTACAGTGCATATCGTCAGTTAGATGCTCAGTTCCATCTGGCGATCGCCAGAGCGACACAAACGAATAGACTCCCTATTGTAATGGCCGATATCCAGGCTGAATCATCAGATTTGCTATCTAGCGTTCCTCCCAGTAACAAGGCTCTTTTTAATTCAACTGACCAGCATCAAGATATGCTCAATTCAATCAAGGATGGCGATTCAGAGCTAGCTAGAGCCATCATGACAGAACACATCTTAGCCACAAAAAGCTACCTAATTGGGCTGCTTTAG
- a CDS encoding RidA family protein — protein sequence MFRFWQKAALIFILVIGLFIGSLKVTSAQVIRNPIPDSDFPIAQSVEVPPETTLIYVSGQVPSVVDESAKPDSIAAYGNTKTQTVNVLKEIQSILESLNLTMGDVVKMQAFIVGDPDNEGQMDFGGFMEGYTQFFGTKTQPNLPARSAMQVAGLVNPGWLVEIEVVAVKS from the coding sequence ATGTTTCGATTTTGGCAAAAAGCAGCTTTAATTTTCATTCTAGTAATAGGATTGTTTATTGGCAGTCTTAAGGTTACTTCCGCCCAAGTAATCAGAAATCCCATTCCTGATTCAGATTTCCCCATCGCTCAATCAGTGGAAGTACCACCTGAAACCACTTTAATATATGTAAGCGGTCAAGTTCCGTCCGTAGTTGATGAGAGTGCCAAACCAGACTCAATTGCAGCTTACGGAAATACGAAAACTCAAACCGTTAATGTTTTAAAAGAAATTCAAAGCATTCTCGAATCTCTCAATTTAACTATGGGTGATGTGGTAAAAATGCAGGCGTTTATTGTTGGCGATCCTGATAATGAGGGACAAATGGATTTTGGTGGATTTATGGAAGGTTATACGCAATTTTTTGGGACAAAAACACAGCCAAATTTACCAGCGAGATCGGCAATGCAGGTTGCTGGTTTAGTCAACCCAGGCTGGTTGGTAGAAATCGAAGTAGTGGCTGTAAAGTCTTGA
- a CDS encoding RNA ligase family protein — protein sequence MTGDIKFMTVMAMEVISAEKHPNADALRLYTIKAAEKEVEIIANLDCIYELGDIVAIALVGSTLKDSTKIKPTKLRGVYSYGMALGKVEAKIGQDLADIYCQPETPSTTKQLPFIKWTSIELLHNVKRELDARNQAFQLTYRAKVKLHGTNAGVQITPTGEVAAQKKTQIITYEADNADFAAWVEQNTKYFSQLKGNSNITIFGEWCGSGIQRGVAISQIERKVFAVFAIQYGGVGEEIAELEIRPEVIRAILAPNEDIFVLPYYGQPVNLNFGDAKQLQAAADTINQMVEAVEKIDPWVKDNFGIEGVGEGLVMYPQVEDIVARDRYTQLIFKAKGEKHQVVKTKKAVQIEPEIAQNIAEFVDLFVTEARLQQALTEACSGELDMKQMGQFLQWISVDIHKESEAELAVADLTWKQVNKFVNSAARKWYTNKVTNVF from the coding sequence ATGACAGGAGATATAAAATTCATGACCGTTATGGCAATGGAAGTTATTAGCGCGGAGAAACATCCCAACGCTGATGCTTTACGCCTATACACAATAAAAGCAGCAGAAAAAGAAGTAGAAATTATCGCTAACCTAGATTGTATCTATGAATTAGGAGATATTGTGGCGATCGCCTTAGTTGGTTCAACTTTAAAAGATAGTACAAAAATAAAGCCAACTAAGCTACGGGGAGTATATTCCTACGGCATGGCATTGGGCAAGGTTGAGGCAAAAATAGGACAGGATTTAGCCGATATTTATTGTCAGCCAGAAACTCCATCTACGACAAAGCAGTTACCCTTTATTAAGTGGACGAGTATCGAGCTGCTGCATAACGTTAAACGTGAGTTAGATGCAAGAAATCAAGCATTCCAACTTACTTATCGTGCAAAGGTCAAACTTCATGGTACCAATGCAGGGGTACAGATTACTCCTACGGGCGAAGTTGCTGCCCAAAAAAAGACTCAAATCATTACCTACGAAGCTGATAATGCTGATTTTGCTGCCTGGGTAGAACAAAATACTAAATATTTTAGTCAGTTAAAAGGAAATTCTAACATCACCATTTTTGGTGAGTGGTGCGGAAGCGGTATTCAAAGAGGAGTAGCAATCTCTCAAATAGAACGTAAAGTGTTTGCTGTCTTTGCCATCCAATATGGTGGTGTAGGAGAGGAAATTGCTGAATTAGAGATACGTCCCGAAGTAATCAGAGCAATATTGGCACCCAACGAAGATATCTTTGTGTTGCCTTATTATGGGCAACCAGTCAATCTTAATTTCGGCGATGCTAAACAACTACAGGCTGCTGCGGATACTATCAATCAAATGGTAGAAGCAGTAGAAAAAATAGATCCTTGGGTCAAAGATAACTTTGGTATTGAAGGAGTGGGAGAAGGATTAGTTATGTATCCCCAAGTTGAAGATATCGTGGCAAGGGATAGATATACACAATTAATTTTTAAAGCCAAAGGTGAAAAACACCAGGTAGTTAAAACTAAAAAAGCAGTCCAAATAGAGCCTGAAATAGCTCAGAATATTGCAGAATTTGTGGATTTATTTGTGACTGAAGCTAGATTACAACAGGCATTGACCGAAGCCTGTAGTGGTGAGCTAGACATGAAGCAAATGGGTCAATTCCTTCAGTGGATTTCGGTTGATATCCATAAAGAAAGCGAGGCAGAATTGGCAGTAGCAGACCTAACTTGGAAACAGGTTAATAAGTTTGTCAATAGTGCTGCTAGAAAATGGTACACCAACAAAGTGACCAACGTTTTTTAG
- a CDS encoding flavin monoamine oxidase family protein gives MSQFTRRKLLKLVGRAGGVAAVYSTMKALNLLHSPAQAITKPKLTAEAGEGVKVAILGAGIAGMTAAYELGKAGYNCTILEARDRAGGRCWTIRAGTEIAELESKQTCPFDSEEHLYFNPGPARIPYHHREILGYCREFGVPLQVRINENRAAYFQDDRAFGGQAILNRRVVNDSRGYMAELLAKAINQKALDTEIQAEDRERLLEFVSSYGSLGEDYRYKGTDSAGYISPPGAGLTSGKLYKPLDFSELLKSDFWEYKLNFAEGYNQAATML, from the coding sequence GTGAGTCAATTTACACGACGCAAACTGTTGAAATTGGTTGGAAGAGCAGGAGGTGTAGCAGCAGTATACAGCACCATGAAAGCTTTGAATTTGCTCCATTCGCCAGCACAAGCAATCACTAAGCCCAAATTAACTGCTGAAGCAGGAGAAGGGGTCAAAGTGGCAATTTTAGGGGCAGGAATTGCGGGAATGACTGCTGCTTATGAGTTAGGAAAAGCTGGATATAATTGTACAATTCTCGAAGCACGCGATCGCGCTGGTGGTAGATGCTGGACGATCCGTGCTGGGACAGAAATTGCAGAACTAGAAAGCAAACAAACCTGTCCTTTCGATTCTGAAGAACATTTGTATTTTAATCCTGGCCCTGCCCGAATTCCTTACCACCATCGAGAAATTTTAGGTTATTGTCGGGAATTTGGCGTACCCTTACAGGTACGGATCAATGAAAACAGAGCAGCTTATTTTCAGGACGATCGGGCTTTTGGCGGTCAAGCTATTCTCAATCGGCGTGTCGTCAATGACAGTCGAGGATATATGGCGGAGTTGTTGGCAAAGGCAATTAACCAAAAAGCTCTAGATACAGAGATACAGGCTGAAGATCGAGAACGATTGTTAGAGTTTGTCAGTAGCTATGGTAGTCTCGGTGAAGACTATCGCTACAAAGGAACGGATTCTGCTGGATACATTTCACCACCAGGGGCTGGGTTAACCTCAGGAAAGCTTTACAAACCACTAGATTTTTCTGAGCTACTCAAGTCAGATTTTTGGGAATACAAATTAAATTTCGCCGAAGGCTACAATCAAGCAGCGACAATGCTCTAA
- a CDS encoding glutamine synthetase family protein, producing MATTYPIKSPFIKRHNLWTPQQIDKAQEVLAMIEEKGIRRIRVGWGDQHGIVRSKTIFVPEFVRTLKEGKDFQMVTALFDTTNHPIVSPFAVDSLGVPEMTGLPDGILIPDPNTFRILPWAKDTGWILSDAYLSNGQPVPFSTRRLLKDKVEAFRQDGYELVAGLEMEFYVTRLEDPMLEPEHCGYPPEPPKVKILSHGYQYLTDNHSDEVDDVLRLLEDSILELGLPLATVEDEWGPGQCEFTFDPMSALEAADTVLLFRSAVKQICRRHGYHATFMAIPGIPNLFPSGWHLHQSVTSTSSQTNVFTAEDDSSILSPVGMNYMGGLLKHAAGASLLTTPTVNGYKRYRPDSFAPNNICWGIENRGSMLRVIAAPKEPSSRIENRVREPTANPYLYLVSQIISGREGIRNQLDPASPVQAAYTSDKEKLPSNLMAAIAAFKADDLFREELGDIFVDYFIKLKEHELGRFLSTVTDWEQKEYFEMY from the coding sequence ATGGCTACTACTTATCCGATCAAGTCTCCATTCATTAAACGTCACAATCTTTGGACACCTCAACAAATCGATAAAGCGCAGGAAGTGCTGGCGATGATAGAAGAAAAAGGAATCCGCCGAATCCGCGTGGGATGGGGAGATCAGCACGGTATTGTGCGAAGTAAGACAATCTTTGTTCCAGAGTTTGTCCGCACGCTTAAAGAGGGTAAAGACTTTCAAATGGTTACTGCCCTATTTGATACAACTAATCATCCAATTGTTTCTCCCTTTGCAGTCGATAGCCTGGGTGTGCCTGAGATGACAGGATTACCAGACGGTATACTCATTCCCGACCCCAATACTTTCCGAATTCTTCCTTGGGCTAAAGATACGGGCTGGATTTTGAGTGATGCCTATTTGAGTAATGGGCAACCCGTACCCTTCTCTACCCGCAGGCTCTTAAAAGACAAAGTAGAAGCGTTTCGTCAGGATGGATACGAACTGGTAGCAGGGCTGGAAATGGAGTTTTACGTGACTCGCCTTGAAGATCCTATGCTAGAGCCAGAACACTGTGGCTACCCACCCGAACCCCCCAAAGTAAAGATTCTTAGCCACGGTTACCAATACCTAACTGACAACCACAGCGACGAAGTTGACGATGTTTTACGCCTTTTAGAAGATAGCATTCTCGAGCTGGGTTTACCGTTGGCAACAGTTGAAGATGAGTGGGGGCCTGGTCAGTGCGAATTTACGTTTGACCCGATGTCAGCGCTCGAAGCCGCAGATACGGTGCTGTTATTTCGCAGTGCCGTCAAGCAAATCTGTCGTCGGCATGGCTATCATGCAACCTTTATGGCTATTCCAGGGATTCCCAATCTCTTTCCGAGTGGATGGCACCTGCATCAATCGGTCACGTCAACCAGCAGTCAAACGAATGTCTTTACTGCTGAAGACGATTCTAGTATTTTATCTCCCGTTGGAATGAACTACATGGGTGGATTGCTTAAGCACGCTGCTGGAGCTTCGCTGCTGACTACGCCAACAGTCAACGGCTACAAGCGATATCGTCCAGACTCTTTTGCACCCAACAACATCTGCTGGGGAATTGAAAATAGAGGCTCTATGCTACGGGTGATTGCAGCTCCAAAAGAGCCGAGTTCTCGGATTGAAAATAGAGTGAGAGAACCCACCGCCAACCCATATTTATACTTAGTTTCTCAAATAATCAGTGGTCGAGAGGGTATCCGCAATCAGCTCGATCCTGCTTCGCCTGTTCAAGCCGCTTATACCTCGGATAAAGAGAAGCTGCCTTCTAATCTGATGGCAGCGATCGCAGCTTTTAAAGCAGACGATCTATTCCGTGAAGAGCTTGGAGATATCTTTGTGGATTACTTCATAAAGCTTAAGGAGCATGAGCTGGGGCGTTTTCTATCGACTGTTACAGATTGGGAACAAAAAGAGTATTTTGAAATGTATTGA
- a CDS encoding AzlD domain-containing protein: MSKQEFYLIGAMAVVTFLIRYPFLAFSNRIKLPAQLIDALEFLPPAILTAIIVPAVLMPTGDKILLSYTNAKLVGAIAAILISWRTKNLLATIIGGMLTFLIWQWLLSVA; encoded by the coding sequence ATGTCTAAACAAGAATTTTATTTAATTGGGGCGATGGCGGTGGTTACGTTCCTGATTCGCTATCCTTTCTTAGCTTTTAGCAATCGAATCAAACTTCCCGCTCAACTAATTGACGCACTGGAGTTTCTTCCTCCTGCTATTCTTACGGCAATTATAGTTCCTGCGGTATTAATGCCAACGGGAGATAAAATTTTATTGAGTTATACTAACGCTAAACTAGTCGGCGCGATCGCAGCTATCCTCATTAGCTGGCGTACTAAAAATCTTCTCGCTACTATTATTGGCGGAATGCTAACGTTTTTAATTTGGCAATGGTTATTGAGTGTTGCCTGA
- a CDS encoding helix-turn-helix transcriptional regulator has product MIRVFRQAVGMPPYTYLNQIRMRKAKQFLSQGMSIADTAIAVGMSDQSHFKRMFGITPGYYRQMSISFKTN; this is encoded by the coding sequence TTGATTCGCGTCTTTCGTCAAGCAGTAGGGATGCCACCTTACACTTATTTAAACCAAATTCGGATGCGAAAAGCCAAGCAATTTCTGAGTCAAGGAATGTCGATTGCCGATACAGCGATCGCGGTAGGGATGTCAGATCAGAGCCATTTTAAGAGAATGTTCGGGATTACGCCTGGTTATTATCGTCAAATGTCAATATCATTCAAGACAAACTAG
- a CDS encoding flavin monoamine oxidase family protein — MDRIAKAFENKVGDRIQYNAVVKQMRQTGNGVSIVYQDQDGQQELTADYAICTFPLPVLNKIDTNLSPQIKQAIAKGTNYTNAVKVGFQANQRFWEQQDHIYGGISWTDQDITQIWYPSSGFHQETGVIVGAYIWDNPIGNPWGKMMPAQRIAKEIANGSKIHPNYREFIEPAMGVTIAWEKMPYSLGGWAEWSEEDRDRAYRTLNEVSGSIYLAGEHLSYLTGWQEGAVFSAYQAIAKITEKVKATQA; from the coding sequence ATGGATCGAATTGCTAAAGCGTTTGAAAATAAAGTGGGCGATCGCATTCAATACAACGCCGTAGTTAAGCAGATGCGCCAAACTGGAAATGGAGTCAGCATTGTCTATCAAGACCAGGATGGACAACAGGAGTTGACCGCAGATTATGCCATCTGCACCTTTCCCTTACCTGTCTTAAACAAGATCGATACCAACTTGTCACCACAAATAAAGCAGGCGATCGCCAAAGGAACGAATTACACCAATGCAGTTAAAGTCGGTTTTCAAGCTAACCAACGCTTTTGGGAACAACAAGACCACATTTATGGCGGAATTTCCTGGACAGATCAAGATATCACTCAAATTTGGTATCCTTCAAGCGGATTTCATCAGGAAACAGGTGTTATAGTCGGTGCATATATCTGGGATAATCCGATTGGTAATCCTTGGGGGAAAATGATGCCAGCCCAGCGCATTGCTAAAGAGATCGCTAATGGCTCAAAAATTCACCCCAATTACAGAGAGTTTATCGAGCCTGCAATGGGTGTAACTATCGCTTGGGAAAAAATGCCCTACAGTCTAGGTGGTTGGGCAGAATGGTCAGAAGAAGATCGCGATCGCGCTTATCGTACACTTAATGAGGTGTCAGGATCGATTTACCTAGCTGGAGAACATTTGAGCTATTTAACGGGTTGGCAAGAAGGTGCAGTGTTTTCGGCATATCAAGCGATCGCCAAGATTACCGAAAAAGTAAAAGCGACTCAAGCGTAA